The following coding sequences lie in one Anguilla anguilla isolate fAngAng1 chromosome 14, fAngAng1.pri, whole genome shotgun sequence genomic window:
- the cdc37l1 gene encoding hsp90 co-chaperone Cdc37-like 1 isoform X1, translating into MEWFGSGTAVLSEEGSGSVSGSKSFQSSLLQHQQPTADSMASLCQSQQQCVKASILSNWQLVEAQDQLCGLELHGSESLEQERARVLTSVAELSQTECEWRRKESMLENQDLRWSPVPNPDCNRDVFNKSIINVQSRSIEVEQDKSKTFVQNYEQELRHFGMLRRWDDSQRFLSDRPHLICEETANYLILWCFRLQAEEKEALMEQVAHQAVVMQFILEMARNSQQDPRGCFRQFFQKARTRQDGYFDVFRMELEAFKQRVKDYTVKCKGESLNNVEHQKAPNRCRLDPKEVLESLPPELRRGFQLQNVQILQNVLSTMNPQVAEYHVKRCLDAGLWSNTARGLKEDAMETDEPRRMETS; encoded by the exons ATGGAGTGGTTCGGTAGTGGAACTGCCGTATTATCTGAAGAAGGCAGTGGCAGTGTATCGGGATCAAAAAGCTTCCAGAGTTCGCTACTGCAACACCAGCAG CCGACGGCAGACAGCATGGCATCACTGTGTCAGagccagcagcagtgtgtgaagGCCTCCATCCTGTCCAACTGGCAGTTGGTTGAGGCACAAGACCAGCTCTGTGGGCTGGAGCTCCATGGCTCAGAGTCGCTGGAACAGGAGCGTGCCCGTGTCCTCACCAGCGTGGCTGAGCTCTCGCAGACTGAGTGTGAGTGGCGTCGCAAGGAGAGCATGCTGGAAAACCAGGACCTCCGCTGGAGTCCTGTGCCCAACCCAGATTGCAACAGGGATGTCTTTAACAAG AGTATTATCAATGTTCAGAGTAGAAGCATAGAAGTGGAACAGGACAAGAGTAAGACCTTTGTTCAGAATTATGAGCAGGAGTTGAGGCATTTTG gTATGTTGCGACGTTGGGATGACAGCCAGCGATTCCTATCTGATCGGCCCCACCTTATCTGCGAGGAGACGGCCAATTACCTGATCTTGTGGTGCTTCCGGCTGCAGGCTGAAGAG AAAGAAGCTTTGATGGAACAGGTTGCACACCAAGCTGTCGTCATGCAGTTTATTCTGGAGATGGCCCGAAATTCCCAGCAGGACCCACGTGGTTGTTTCCGGCAATTCTTCCAGAAGGCCAGA ACGAGACAAGACGGTTATTTCGATGTCTTCCGAATGGAGCTGGAAGCCTTCAAGCAAAGGGTGAAGGACTACACTGTCAAGTGTAAAGGGGAGAGTCTGAACAACGTGGAGCACCAAAAAGCCCCAAACCGCTGCCGCCTGGACCCCAAAGAAGTCCTGGAATCCTTACCTCCC GAGCTAAGGAGGGGCTTCCAATTACAAAACGTGCAGATCCTACAGAATGTTCTCAGCACTATGAATCCACAG GTGGCAGAGTACCATGTGAAGCGTTGCTTGGATGCAGGTTTATGGAGCAACACAGCGCGAGGGCTGAAAGAGGACGCCATGGAAACAGACGAGCCCAGACGGATGGAAACCTCGtag
- the cdc37l1 gene encoding hsp90 co-chaperone Cdc37-like 1 isoform X2, translating into MEWFGSGTAVLSEEGSGSVSGSKSFQSSLLQHQQPTADSMASLCQSQQQCVKASILSNWQLVEAQDQLCGLELHGSESLEQERARVLTSVAELSQTECEWRRKESMLENQDLRWSPVPNPDCNRDVFNKSIINVQSRSIEVEQDKSKTFVQNYEQELRHFGMLRRWDDSQRFLSDRPHLICEETANYLILWCFRLQAEEKEALMEQVAHQAVVMQFILEMARNSQQDPRGCFRQFFQKARTRQDGYFDVFRMELEAFKQRVKDYTVKCKGESLNNVEHQKAPNRCRLDPKEVLESLPPVAEYHVKRCLDAGLWSNTARGLKEDAMETDEPRRMETS; encoded by the exons ATGGAGTGGTTCGGTAGTGGAACTGCCGTATTATCTGAAGAAGGCAGTGGCAGTGTATCGGGATCAAAAAGCTTCCAGAGTTCGCTACTGCAACACCAGCAG CCGACGGCAGACAGCATGGCATCACTGTGTCAGagccagcagcagtgtgtgaagGCCTCCATCCTGTCCAACTGGCAGTTGGTTGAGGCACAAGACCAGCTCTGTGGGCTGGAGCTCCATGGCTCAGAGTCGCTGGAACAGGAGCGTGCCCGTGTCCTCACCAGCGTGGCTGAGCTCTCGCAGACTGAGTGTGAGTGGCGTCGCAAGGAGAGCATGCTGGAAAACCAGGACCTCCGCTGGAGTCCTGTGCCCAACCCAGATTGCAACAGGGATGTCTTTAACAAG AGTATTATCAATGTTCAGAGTAGAAGCATAGAAGTGGAACAGGACAAGAGTAAGACCTTTGTTCAGAATTATGAGCAGGAGTTGAGGCATTTTG gTATGTTGCGACGTTGGGATGACAGCCAGCGATTCCTATCTGATCGGCCCCACCTTATCTGCGAGGAGACGGCCAATTACCTGATCTTGTGGTGCTTCCGGCTGCAGGCTGAAGAG AAAGAAGCTTTGATGGAACAGGTTGCACACCAAGCTGTCGTCATGCAGTTTATTCTGGAGATGGCCCGAAATTCCCAGCAGGACCCACGTGGTTGTTTCCGGCAATTCTTCCAGAAGGCCAGA ACGAGACAAGACGGTTATTTCGATGTCTTCCGAATGGAGCTGGAAGCCTTCAAGCAAAGGGTGAAGGACTACACTGTCAAGTGTAAAGGGGAGAGTCTGAACAACGTGGAGCACCAAAAAGCCCCAAACCGCTGCCGCCTGGACCCCAAAGAAGTCCTGGAATCCTTACCTCCC GTGGCAGAGTACCATGTGAAGCGTTGCTTGGATGCAGGTTTATGGAGCAACACAGCGCGAGGGCTGAAAGAGGACGCCATGGAAACAGACGAGCCCAGACGGATGGAAACCTCGtag